A window from Apostichopus japonicus isolate 1M-3 chromosome 2, ASM3797524v1, whole genome shotgun sequence encodes these proteins:
- the LOC139973531 gene encoding hydroxymethylglutaryl-CoA synthase 1-like isoform X3: MPSSINGASSGDVHHWPNDVGIIAMEIYFPSQYVDQEELEKFDDVSSGKYTIGLGQTKMGFCTDCEDINSLCMTAVQNLMERNGIPAESIGRLEVGTETIIDKSKSVKTVLMQLFEESGNTDIEGIDTTNACYGGTAALFNAVNWVESSSWDGRYALVVAGDIAVYATGNARPTGGAGAVAMLVGPNASLVMERGLRGTHMQHAYDFYKPDMSSEYPCVDGKLSIQCYLGALDKCYERYRQKAEAAAGRDGESKQISLGDFKAICFHTPYCKLVQKSFGRLAFNDFLFDPSPDTSEGGKYPGLEGYRDAKREETFFDKNIEKAFMQCSKGEFDRKTKPSLHVATNVGNMYTPSLYGGLASLIASSKLEDLIDTRIGMFSYGSGFAATFFSLRVSRDATPGSQLCKLHHSLSDLEERLDSRNKVPPAVFAQAMKLREDTHHLAKYSPIGSTEELFPGTWYLSYVDEMHRRKYSRTDGSILSNSNKVQQVSNHSQTKVPPAKKLPQPCLEISNSEALH, encoded by the exons GTCTCGGTCAAACCAAGATGGGCTTCTGTACGGACTGCGAAGATATAAACTCGCTGTGCATGACAGCCGTACAGAACCTGATGGAGAGGAACGGGATCCCGGCCGAGTCGATCGGGCGGCTAGAGGTCGGCACGGAGACCATCATCGATAAATCCAAGAGCGTGAAGACCGTCCTGATGCAGCTGTTTGAAGAGTCGGGAAATACCGACATAGAGGGCATCGACACCACCAATGCCTGCTACGGGGGCACAGCCGCCCTCTTTAACGCCGTCAATTGGGTGGAATCGAGTTCCTGGGATG GCCGATATGCTTTAGTGGTAGCGGGCGACATAGCCGTCTATGCTACCGGCAATGCCCGGCCAACGGGTGGAGCAGGTGCTGTCGCTATGCTGGTTGGTCCGAATGCATCATTGGTGATGGAGAGAG GTTTACGAGGTACCCACATGCAACATGCGTACGACTTTTACAAGCCAGACATGTCCTCCGAGTACCCCTGTGTCGATGGGAAACTTTCCATCCAGTGCTACCTTGGGGCTCTAGACAAGTGCTATGAAAGGTATCGACAAAAGGCTGAAGCTGCTGCTGGTAGAG ATGGTGAAAGCAAACAAATAAGCTTGGGCGACTTCAAAGCCATTTGTTTCCACACACCTTACTGCAAGCTGGTACAGAAGTCATTCGGAAGATTAGCTTTCAACGATTTCTTATTCGATCCATCACCGGACACTAGTGAAGGGGGAAAATATCCAGGGTTAGAAGGATACCG GGATGCGAAACGGGAAGAAACATTCTTTGATAAAAATATAGAGAAAGCTTTCATGCAATGCAGTAAAGGAGAATTTGATAGGAAAACGAAACCTTCTTTACACGTAGCGACAAACGTAGGAAATATGTACACGCCCTCATTATACGGTGGATTGGCTTCACTCATAGCAAG TTCTAAACTAGAGGATCTTATCGACACAAGGATAGGGATGTTTTCGTATGGGTCCGGCTTTGCAGCAACGTTCTTCTCCTTGAGAGTGTCCAGAGATGCCACTCCAG GGTCTCAGTTATGCAAACTTCACCATAGTTTATCAGATTTGGAAGAGAGGCTGGACAGTAGAAACAAGGTCCCTCCTGCAGTGTTTGCTCAAGCAATGAAACTGAGAGAGGATACCCACCATTTAG CCAAATATTCTCCCATTGGCTCTACGGAGGAGCTATTCCCTGGTACTTGGTATCTCTCGTACGTGGACGAGATGCACAGACGCAAGTACAGTAGAACGGACGGTAGCATCTTGTCAAATTCGAACAAGGTGCAACAAGTTTCAAATCATTCCCAG ACTAAGGTGCCACCTGCAAAGAAACTGCCCCAGCCTTGCTTAGAAATCTCCAATTCCGAAGCCCTCCATTGA
- the LOC139973548 gene encoding uncharacterized protein has translation MATELLNYPENYVGSSGKPFHKLPRIRSKTWDGTVPMQTDSCGIPFGSGLHRAVLENRAHQVRLLISFGMNIDKRDSAGRTPAMLTAWLESDTLSVRILRMLIKGNADLNMKDYNGRSLLSHACLQGRTSLVHRLLREDTLEKNCPDVNGDSPLNLAATTGHAEIVAMLVMALKRDGLNADMRNRQGCTALLLATQNGHYRCAQILLDDGRASLSSRDNKHFMNPTDWARHSHHEHQQQIKQRLSLVFGRGDIQQLNVPGKLPQLGNLPRKYIPPYHSIAQEMNTISELREQQSSLMQLIDSFETKESDDPDVSNGTLSRTLSASSTVHTSDDMETCLLEDPKMSTTPITSNLANIFKLYEQQMFIRRAQPIPEAEEPDMQEETKKAPRAAAIMRRQSTINLMSLVMGKKKNMLQMMADK, from the coding sequence ATGGCGACAGAATTGTTAAACTATCCAGAAAATTACGTCGGATCGTCGGGGAAGCCTTTTCATAAATTGCCTCGAATTCGTTCAAAAACGTGGGATGGAACAGTACCGATGCAAACCGACAGCTGTGGTATTCCATTTGGTTCTGGTCTTCACCGAGCTGTTTTAGAGAACCGGGCACATCAGGTTAGACTCCTTATTTCATTCggaatgaatattgataaacgGGACTCGGCGGGCAGGACGCCCGCCATGTTGACGGCTTGGCTTGAGAGCGACACCCTTTCCGTCAGGATCCTACGCATGTTAATTAAAGGCAACGCCGATCTGAATATGAAAGACTACAATGGGAGGTCTTTATTATCCCATGCTTGTCTCCAAGGGAGAACTTCATTGGTCCATAGGCTGCTTCGAGAAGATACATTGGAGAAGAATTGTCCAGACGTCAACGGAGACAGTCCGTTGAACCTTGCCGCGACGACCGGCCACGCAGAGATAGTGGCGATGCTGGTCATGGCGTTGAAACGGGACGGACTTAACGCTGACATGCGAAATCGCCAGGGATGTACTGCTCTGTTACTAGCGACGCAGAATGGTCATTATCGATGCGCGCAGATATTGCTTGACGACGGTAGAGCGTCGTTAAGTTCGCGCGACAATAAACATTTCATGAACCCGACCGATTGGGCGAGGCATAGTCACCATGAACATCAACAACAAATCAAACAAAGACTGTCGTTGGTTTTTGGGAGAGGTGATATTCAACAATTGAACGTACCGGGAAAACTACCACAATTGGGTAACTTACCCAGGAAGTATATCCCACCGTACCATTCCATTGCGCAAGAAATGAACACTATTTCTGAACTGAGGGAACAACAGAGTTCCCTTATGCAGTTGATTGattcatttgaaaccaaggAAAGCGACGACCCGGATGTATCCAATGGGACTCTTTCGCGTACTTTATCAGCGTCGAGTACCGTCCACACGTCCGACGACATGGAGACCTGTTTGCTCGAGGACCCCAAGATGAGTACCACTCCAATAACGTCGAATTTGGCTAATATCTTCAAGCTCTACGAGCAACAGATGTTTATAAGAAGAGCGCAGCCTATACCGGAAGCGGAAGAGCCGGATATGCAGGAAGAGACCAAGAAAGCGCCACGCGCAGCAGCGATCATGCGCAGACAGAGTACCATTAATCTTATGAGTCTGGTAATgggtaagaaaaaaaatatgttacaaatgaTGGCTGATAAATAA